Part of the Thermovirga sp. genome is shown below.
GCGGCGGCCAGGAACTTTCGACTTTTGAGCCAGTTCTTCATCATCGAATCACTCCCATCGCCTTTTCAAGGGCGGCCCTGGCGGTCATCCCGTCGTAGAGCGCGCCGAACCACGCCGCTTTCGCCTCGGCGAAGTTTTTCGTTGCATCGGAAACCTCCAGGGGTGACCCGACCCCCGTTTTGTACCTTCCCGTGGCGATCTCGAGGTTCTCCGATGCCATCCGCAGACCCTCGGCAGCCGCGGCCGCCGTTTCCGTTGAATCCGACGCCGCCAGCCAGGCGCTCGTGACATCCTTCAGGACCTGCTGCCTGTAGGATTCGAGGCGGGCTTCGGCTCCCTCGAGGTTGGCGCTCGCTTCCAGCAACTTTTCCCTCCTGAGCCCCCCATCGTAAAGGGGAAAGGACAAGGTCATCCCAGCCCTCCAGCTGTCCTGCCCCCAGAAATCGGTCGAGCCCCATCCGAAACTCCCCGACAGGTCCAACTTCGGAGCGTTATCCAGCCTGGCGAGGGAGACCGCCGCTTCGGCCGACGCGAGGCTTACCCTGTAACTCTTCAGATCGGGCCGGTTCTCGAGGGCGGAACCCACGGCGGCCTCCAGCGAAGGCAACCCCGCCGGGAAAGACGCTTCCGGGTCATCGCCGATGTCCACTACGGAGAAGTCGGGCAGGTCGGGCGACCCCATCGCCGCTTTCAGCGAAGTCATCGCTTCTTTACCGGCGGTCCTGGCCTGCACGAGGGCGAGGTTGGCGTTGCTCCTCGAAACCTGGGCCGCTGTTACGTCGTACCTCGAGACCCGCCCCACCCTGAAGAAGGCCTCGGCCTGTTCCAGCCTCTCATCGTTCAAGGACAGGGTTTCTTCGGCTACCTCGAGGTTTTTCCCGGTTTTTAATACCTGGTAATAAGACCTCGTTACCTCGAACATGATATCGGAGCGTTTCGCCGCCAGGGCAAGGTCCTTACCTTCGACGTCGAGCAGGCTTCTTTTGAGCGAGATATGGCTCCTCCCCCAGTCGCTCACGACCTGGGAGAGGGTTATACCGCTCGACCACGATCCCTCCGATGGACCCGACCCTGTCGAGGATCTCTCGGAAAAACCGGAGGAGAAACTTATCGACGGGTAAGTTCCGGCCCTGGTCTGACCCGTCCTGGCTTCCGACGCAGCCAGGTCCGCCCGCCCAGCCGCCAAGTCCGGGTGATTCGCCAGGGCCCTTTCAATGCATTCCTCCAGGTCCATCGCCGGCGGAGCGGCTTCGGCCGGGATCGTAAGCGACAGCCCCGAAAACAGAAGAAGCAGCGAAAACAAAAGAAGCGCTCTTTTCATCAGCGTCATGACCTATCACCCGATCTCACTTTGTTTGCCCATGATTTTAATCTCTCGATGATGAAGAT
Proteins encoded:
- a CDS encoding TolC family protein; protein product: MTLMKRALLLFSLLLLFSGLSLTIPAEAAPPAMDLEECIERALANHPDLAAGRADLAASEARTGQTRAGTYPSISFSSGFSERSSTGSGPSEGSWSSGITLSQVVSDWGRSHISLKRSLLDVEGKDLALAAKRSDIMFEVTRSYYQVLKTGKNLEVAEETLSLNDERLEQAEAFFRVGRVSRYDVTAAQVSRSNANLALVQARTAGKEAMTSLKAAMGSPDLPDFSVVDIGDDPEASFPAGLPSLEAAVGSALENRPDLKSYRVSLASAEAAVSLARLDNAPKLDLSGSFGWGSTDFWGQDSWRAGMTLSFPLYDGGLRREKLLEASANLEGAEARLESYRQQVLKDVTSAWLAASDSTETAAAAAEGLRMASENLEIATGRYKTGVGSPLEVSDATKNFAEAKAAWFGALYDGMTARAALEKAMGVIR